A portion of the Carya illinoinensis cultivar Pawnee chromosome 11, C.illinoinensisPawnee_v1, whole genome shotgun sequence genome contains these proteins:
- the LOC122282585 gene encoding uncharacterized protein LOC122282585, with protein MGEQITNQQPVYPLAPESKIPKSDEESNTLLSNELRRKKRIKLAIYIAAFVVFQTIVILIFSLIVMKVKTPKVRLGTIELRKVTTTAGTQASSPSFDISFTTQVRVKNTNFGPYKYDSSNATFLYRGVTVGEIFIPKGKAGMLSTKKVSVIVSVNSNALTSTTSLGNELGTGTLTLNSQAKLSGKVVLMFVMKNKKSAQMNCTISIKLNADNAVDLNCK; from the coding sequence ATGGGCGAGCAAATTACGAACCAACAGCCGGTGTACCCACTGGCACCAGAAAGTAAGATCCCAAAAAGCGATGAAGAATCAAACACTTTGCTATCCAACGAGCTCCgaagaaagaaaaggatcaaGTTGGCGATTTATATAGCTGCTTTTGTTGTGTTTCAGACCATAGTCATCCTGATCTTTTCTCTCATTGTGATGAAAGTTAAGACCCCTAAAGTCAGGTTGGGCACAATCGAGTTAAGGAAGGTGACCACTACAGCTGGAACTCAAGCATCGTCACCTTCCTTCGACATAAGCTTCACAACCCAAGTTAGGGTTAAGAACACAAATTTCGGTCCCTACAAATATGACAGCTCTAATGCCACCTTCCTGTACCGGGGCGTGACCGTTGGGGAAATCTTCATTCCTAAGGGTAAGGCTGGGATGCTTTCGACCAAAAAAGTTAGTGTTATTGTTAGTGTCAATTCAAATGCCCTGACCAGCACTACGAGCCTTGGAAATGAGTTGGGTACCGGGACCTTGACGTTGAACAGCCAAGCCAAGCTTAGTGGGAAAGTGGTATTGATGTTTGTGATGAAGAATAAGAAGTCTGCCCAAATGAATTGCACCATCTCCATCAAGCTTAATGCAGACAACGCCGTGGATTTGAATTGCAAGTGA